One part of the Asterias amurensis chromosome 11, ASM3211899v1 genome encodes these proteins:
- the LOC139943792 gene encoding 4-diphosphocytidyl-2-C-methyl-D-erythritol kinase-like, whose protein sequence is MIRFNHLKLPAPAKLNLMLNIIGRREDGYHNLQTLYQFLDFCDELAFTSRLDGEIKLATPMEGVSPSDNLILRAAKLLQDECGVEFLGATIKVTKRIPIGAGLGGGSSNAATTLVGLNQLWQTHLTIGQLQRLGATLGADIPIFIHGHSAWAEGIGDELTTVTIPERWYVVVSPQCQVLTARIFGHVDLIRNTPPTTVDIILKNGGTNDCQPLVSKLYPKVQEALEWLGSFAKAQMTGTGSSVFASFTSRSEAVEVIQKLPERFKGFISRGLNLSPLHQAGTVLLLFPNGRL, encoded by the coding sequence ATGATACGGTTTAACCATCTGAAACTTCCCGCACCTGCCAAGTTAAACCTCATGCTGAACATCATCGGTCGGCGCGAGGACGGATACCACAACTTACAAACCCTTTACCAATTTCTGGACTTCTGTGATGAACTGGCTTTCACCTCAAGACTGGACGGAGAGATCAAACTAGCCACGCCCATGGAAGGCGTCAGTCCTTCCGATAACCTCATCCTGCGTGCTGCTAAACTCCTTCAAGATGAATGCGGCGTGGAGTTCCTCGGTGCCACAATCAAGGTGACCAAACGCATACCCATCGGCGCAGGGTTAGGAGGTGGGAGTTCCAACGCTGCAACCACCCTCGTCGGGTTAAATCAACTATGGCAGACCCACCTTACAATTGGACAACTTCAGCGACTTGGGGCGACTCTAGGGGCAGACATCCCAATATTTATACACGGCCACTCGGCATGGGCAGAGGGAATAGGTGACGAGTTGACTACAGTCACTATACCAGAGCGTTGGTACGTGGTCGTCTCACCCCAATGCCAAGTTCTCACTGCCCGTATCTTTGGACATGTCGACCTTATTCGAAATACGCCCCCTACGACAGTGGATATCATATTAAAAAATGGAGGAACAAACGACTGTCAGCCGCTCGTTAGTAAACTGTACCCCAAAGTTCAGGAAGCTTTAGAGTGGTTGGGTTCTTTCGCCAAGGCTCAAATGACAGGAACAGGCTCATCGGTCTTTGCCAGTTTTACTTCTCGCTCAGAGGCCGTCGAGGTTATCCAGAAACTTCCAGAACGCTTCAAAGGATTCATATCAAGAGGTTTGAATTTGTCTCCTCTTCATCAAGCTGGgacagttttgttattgtttcctAATGGGAGgctttga